Within Methanomicrobia archaeon, the genomic segment TGCCGCGTCATCGATCACGGTATCCGGCGACACGGTCTCGGGATCCTTCGACATGATCTCCCGTATCTGGGTCGCACCGGCCTTCTCGATGTCCTGCTGGATGTCCCGTGGCTCTTTCTGATGTAGCTGCAGGAGCTCCAGTGTGGTGAGGATCGGGGTGTACCAGCGGTACGTATCCAGGAGCTTCAGAATGTCCGCTTCACTCACGACGCCCACGAGCTCCGCGCGCTCGTTCAGCACCGGCGCGCCTGCGACCTTCTTCGTCCTGAAGACCTGGGCGACCTCGAGCACCGAATCGGTCTCCTGTACCGTGATCACGTCCCGGGTCATTATCTCCGCCACTTTCTCTTTCATGGATCGTCACGCACCTATTTGCTTTCGAGAGCGTTTTGTTCGGTCTGTTTGTTGTTAAGTTAAGTATCCGCTCGTTCATATCCCGCTCTGGAGGCCGATCGCTTTCCGGATGACCTGTGCGATGGGTATGGAGCAGATCATGTACCAGAACACCCAGTACGGGAGTCCAAGTACGAACCGCGCGGCGAGCTCCTTCTCGCCCATGAGCGGGAAGATAACCGAGCTAATGACGGTGATATCGACGTAGCGCCAGATCCACATGAAGATGGGGATGGTGATGA encodes:
- a CDS encoding CBS domain-containing protein — translated: MKEKVAEIMTRDVITVQETDSVLEVAQVFRTKKVAGAPVLNERAELVGVVSEADILKLLDTYRWYTPILTTLELLQLHQKEPRDIQQDIEKAGATQIREIMSKDPETVSPDTVIDDAAQIMYLTGFNRLPVLDESGALVGIVTRADILASLYEQLEGE